A window of the Vicingus serpentipes genome harbors these coding sequences:
- the trpD gene encoding anthranilate phosphoribosyltransferase, protein MKVILNQLFEQQKLSEQQAYDVLTKIGNGAYNSSQVASFLTVFLMRNISVDELKGFQKALLDLCLKIDLCEFNTIDLCGTGGDGKNTFNISTISSFVVAGAGYKVAKHGNYGVSSNCGSSNVLEYLGYKFTNDESKLKKQLDIANFCMMHAPLFHPAMKNVGPIRAELGVKTFFNMLGPIVNPSFPKNQMVGVFNLELARIYNYLLQDSTKNFKVVHSLDGYDEISLTSKFKLISNNGDYLISPKEIGFDQLNQASIYGGETIQEAAKIFIDVLENKGTKAQQNVVIANSAFAIQCFEPTKSYDECKGLAIASLEAGNAIKCLKAVIN, encoded by the coding sequence ATGAAAGTAATTTTAAATCAATTATTCGAACAACAAAAATTATCTGAGCAACAAGCTTACGATGTATTAACAAAGATTGGAAATGGAGCTTACAATTCATCTCAAGTAGCTTCTTTTTTGACTGTTTTTTTAATGCGAAACATTTCTGTTGACGAGCTTAAAGGTTTTCAAAAAGCCCTTTTAGACTTGTGCTTAAAAATAGATTTATGTGAGTTTAATACAATAGATTTATGTGGAACTGGTGGAGATGGAAAAAATACATTTAATATCTCTACTATTTCCTCTTTTGTAGTTGCAGGAGCTGGTTATAAAGTTGCTAAACATGGAAACTATGGTGTTTCTTCCAATTGTGGTTCATCAAACGTGCTGGAGTATTTAGGATATAAATTTACCAATGATGAATCTAAATTAAAGAAGCAATTAGATATCGCTAATTTTTGTATGATGCATGCTCCATTATTCCATCCTGCAATGAAAAACGTTGGTCCAATTAGAGCTGAGCTAGGAGTAAAAACTTTCTTTAATATGCTTGGTCCAATCGTTAATCCTTCCTTTCCTAAAAATCAAATGGTTGGAGTTTTTAATTTAGAATTAGCTAGAATTTATAATTACCTGCTACAAGATTCTACTAAGAATTTTAAGGTGGTACACAGTTTAGATGGATATGATGAAATATCACTGACAAGCAAGTTTAAATTGATTTCAAATAATGGAGACTATTTAATTTCTCCTAAAGAAATTGGTTTTGATCAATTAAATCAAGCTTCCATTTATGGTGGAGAAACTATACAAGAAGCAGCTAAAATATTTATTGATGTACTAGAAAATAAAGGAACTAAAGCTCAACAAAATGTTGTTATTGCGAATTCTGCTTTTGCGATTCAATGTTTTGAACCAACTAAGTCTTATGATGAATGTAAGGGCTTAGCAATAGCTTCTTTAGAAGCTGGTAATGCAATAAAATGCCTTAAGGCGGTAATTAATTAA
- the trpC gene encoding indole-3-glycerol phosphate synthase TrpC: protein MTILDEIIAFKRKEIEQRASTHPIKLLEQSIYFNSDCVSLKKYILRDDKSGIIAEFKRKSPSKGNINAYADVEKVTIGYMQAGASALSVLTDNHFFGGKNSDLITARKFNFCPILRKDFTISEYQIIEAKSIGADAILLIAAVLTKEEITRFSKLAFQLGMEILLEIHTQEELDKYIPEISLVGINNRNLKTFEVDYENSIRLANQLPENTVKIAESGINNPKKIMDLKAHGFDGFLIGENFMKTAEPEITAKKFIEQINLTRNVIA from the coding sequence ATGACAATATTAGACGAAATAATTGCCTTCAAAAGAAAAGAAATTGAACAAAGGGCATCAACTCATCCAATAAAATTATTGGAACAAAGTATTTATTTTAATTCCGATTGTGTGTCCTTAAAAAAATACATTTTAAGAGATGATAAATCTGGAATTATTGCGGAGTTTAAACGCAAATCTCCTTCAAAAGGAAATATTAACGCTTATGCTGATGTAGAAAAAGTAACCATTGGTTATATGCAAGCTGGCGCTTCTGCTTTATCAGTTTTAACCGACAATCATTTTTTTGGTGGAAAGAATAGCGATTTAATTACTGCCCGTAAATTTAATTTTTGTCCTATTTTAAGAAAAGATTTTACTATTTCAGAATACCAAATTATTGAAGCAAAATCTATCGGTGCAGATGCTATTTTATTAATAGCAGCTGTATTGACTAAAGAAGAAATAACCCGGTTTTCAAAGCTAGCTTTTCAACTTGGAATGGAAATTTTATTGGAAATTCACACCCAAGAAGAATTAGATAAATACATTCCTGAAATAAGCTTAGTGGGTATTAATAATCGAAACCTTAAAACCTTTGAAGTAGATTATGAAAACTCTATCCGACTAGCAAATCAATTACCTGAAAACACAGTTAAAATCGCAGAAAGCGGAATTAATAATCCAAAAAAAATTATGGATTTAAAAGCTCATGGTTTTGATGGTTTTTTGATTGGCGAAAATTTCATGAAAACTGCCGAACCAGAAATAACAGCCAAAAAATTTATTGAACAAATAAACCTAACTCGAAATGTTATTGCTTAA
- a CDS encoding phosphoribosylanthranilate isomerase: MKDNSNIAELIQLQPDFIGFIFHEKSPRNVVDHIEVNFPSNIKKVGVFVNESEEFIHSKIISFKLNSAQLHGNESPEFCQKIKDLGVDIIKAFNIHPEFDFKQLKAYEPYCDYFLFDAFGKKAGGNGIVFNWELLNQYSENIPFLLSGGIDETMVDQIKIFKHSQFVGIDINSKFETANCYKNITNIKLFKDELFS; this comes from the coding sequence ATGAAAGACAATTCTAATATAGCTGAGTTAATTCAACTCCAGCCAGACTTTATTGGCTTTATTTTTCATGAAAAATCTCCACGAAATGTTGTTGATCATATTGAAGTTAATTTCCCTTCCAACATAAAAAAAGTAGGTGTTTTTGTAAATGAAAGCGAAGAATTTATTCATTCAAAAATTATAAGTTTCAAACTTAATAGTGCTCAACTTCATGGAAATGAATCACCTGAATTTTGCCAAAAAATAAAGGATTTGGGTGTTGATATTATTAAAGCATTTAACATTCATCCTGAGTTCGATTTTAAACAATTAAAAGCTTATGAACCTTATTGTGACTATTTTTTATTCGATGCGTTTGGAAAAAAAGCTGGAGGAAATGGAATAGTTTTTAACTGGGAGTTATTAAATCAATATTCAGAAAACATTCCTTTTTTATTGAGCGGAGGAATAGATGAAACAATGGTTGATCAAATTAAAATATTTAAGCACTCTCAATTTGTAGGAATTGACATTAACAGCAAATTTGAAACAGCTAATTGTTATAAAAATATAACTAACATAAAATTATTTAAAGATGAATTATTCAGTTGA
- the trpB gene encoding tryptophan synthase subunit beta, which yields MNYSVDKDGFYGDFGGAFIPEMLYLNVKKLKDCYLDIIESKEFKDEYKSLLKDYVGRPTPLYYAKRLSEKYNSNIYLKREDLNHTGAHKVNNTVGQILLAKKMGKTRIIAETGAGQHGVATATVCALMDMPCIVYMGEIDIKRQAPNVARMKMLGAEVRAAKSGSKTLKDATNEAIRDWIANPKDTYYLIGSVVGPHPYPDMVARFQSIISEEMQFQLKEKTGRNYPDKVIACVGGGSNAAGAFYHFLDNEKVELIAVEADGLGVLTGETAATTQIGTEGIIHGSKTLLMQNSEGQITEPYSISAGLDYPGVGPLHAHLFKSGRGTFLGATDKEALEAAFELTKLEGIIPALESSHALAVLNKLDLKPNENVVINLSGRGDKDMETYMKIMDNE from the coding sequence ATGAATTATTCAGTTGATAAGGATGGATTTTATGGAGATTTTGGTGGTGCATTTATACCTGAAATGCTTTACCTTAATGTTAAAAAATTAAAGGATTGTTATTTAGACATTATTGAATCTAAAGAATTTAAAGATGAATATAAATCACTTTTAAAAGATTATGTTGGAAGACCAACTCCACTTTATTATGCAAAGCGATTATCCGAAAAATACAATTCCAATATTTACCTAAAACGTGAAGACTTAAATCATACGGGAGCACATAAAGTAAACAATACTGTTGGTCAAATTTTATTGGCAAAAAAAATGGGTAAAACCAGAATAATAGCAGAAACAGGAGCTGGCCAACATGGCGTTGCAACCGCTACAGTTTGTGCATTAATGGATATGCCTTGTATAGTTTACATGGGAGAAATTGACATTAAACGACAAGCACCAAATGTGGCAAGAATGAAAATGTTAGGAGCCGAAGTTAGGGCTGCAAAATCAGGTAGTAAAACATTAAAAGATGCAACAAACGAAGCTATTCGTGATTGGATAGCAAATCCAAAAGACACTTATTATTTGATTGGTTCTGTTGTTGGGCCACACCCATATCCAGATATGGTGGCTAGGTTTCAGTCAATAATTTCTGAAGAAATGCAATTCCAGTTGAAAGAAAAAACGGGTAGAAATTACCCCGACAAAGTAATTGCATGTGTTGGTGGAGGAAGTAATGCTGCTGGTGCTTTTTATCACTTTTTAGACAATGAAAAAGTTGAACTAATTGCAGTTGAAGCTGATGGCTTAGGAGTTTTAACTGGAGAGACAGCTGCAACCACACAAATTGGGACTGAAGGAATAATACATGGAAGTAAAACTTTATTAATGCAAAACTCAGAAGGACAAATAACAGAACCTTATTCTATTTCAGCTGGATTGGATTATCCTGGCGTAGGTCCTTTACATGCACATTTATTTAAAAGTGGAAGAGGCACTTTTTTAGGCGCGACTGATAAAGAAGCTTTAGAGGCAGCATTTGAGTTAACTAAATTAGAAGGAATTATTCCAGCACTGGAATCCTCCCACGCATTGGCTGTGTTAAACAAATTAGATTTAAAACCTAACGAAAATGTAGTTATTAACCTTTCTGGAAGGGGAGATAAAGACATGGAAACTTACATGAAAATAATGGACAATGAGTAA
- the trpA gene encoding tryptophan synthase subunit alpha, with protein MSNRLENTFKEKQNILNVYITAGFPCLNDTVDIVKELVSSGVDMVEIGMPFSDPLADGPTIQYSSEIAIENGITLELIFKQVEEIRRSVQIPIILMGYYNQMLQYGVEQFVKKATQVGVDGLIIPDMPLNIYQQEYKKLFEKYDIKMSFLITPQTADERIIEIAKESSAFLYVVSSYAITGGKSEIQNYQTEYFKKIAALNITTPKLIGFGISNAETFEQACTYADGAIIGSAFIKALTDSENIKETIKQFITSIK; from the coding sequence ATGAGTAACAGATTAGAAAATACATTTAAAGAAAAACAGAACATTTTAAATGTCTATATAACGGCTGGATTCCCATGTTTAAATGATACCGTTGATATTGTTAAAGAATTAGTTAGCAGTGGTGTAGACATGGTCGAAATAGGGATGCCTTTTTCTGACCCTTTAGCAGATGGCCCAACAATACAATATAGTAGTGAGATTGCTATTGAAAATGGAATTACATTAGAATTGATTTTTAAACAAGTTGAAGAAATTAGAAGATCTGTTCAAATTCCAATTATTTTGATGGGTTATTACAATCAAATGCTTCAATATGGAGTTGAACAATTTGTAAAAAAAGCAACTCAAGTGGGAGTTGATGGCTTAATCATTCCAGATATGCCCTTAAATATTTATCAGCAAGAATATAAAAAGCTATTTGAAAAATATGATATAAAAATGAGCTTTTTGATAACTCCACAAACAGCTGATGAGCGAATTATAGAAATTGCTAAAGAGAGCTCTGCTTTTTTATATGTTGTTTCTTCTTATGCAATTACTGGGGGTAAATCAGAGATTCAAAATTATCAAACAGAATATTTTAAAAAAATAGCCGCTTTAAATATTACTACTCCAAAACTAATTGGCTTTGGAATTAGCAATGCAGAAACTTTTGAACAGGCTTGTACATATGCAGATGGAGCCATTATTGGAAGTGCCTTTATTAAAGCGTTAACTGACAGTGAAAATATAAAAGAAACTATTAAACAATTTATTACTTCAATAAAATGA
- the aroF gene encoding 3-deoxy-7-phosphoheptulonate synthase gives MIIQLSDTITSLQKDALLNSLSGLNIKSNEVKTQFKNYIIGIPKVDFDIRTIGNLDGIEDIHRVSDAYKLVSKKWKINRTIIDLGDDVTIGGNELAIMAGPCSIENEAQIENTVQHLLKNNIKIMRGGVYKPRSSPYAFRGLGMDGLKLFYKHCKENGIKVITEVMQVSQVEEMLDYVDVFQVGARNSQNFNLLDVLGEVDKPVLIKRGMSGTIEELLASAEYVFSNGNEKLLLCERGIRTYENAYRNTLDLNAIPILKEKSHLPVIVDPSHGIGLRQHVATMALAGVVAGADGIIIEVHEQPENAFSDGQQTLYYEQAEELYRKAKVLFQNI, from the coding sequence ATGATAATTCAATTATCCGATACTATTACCTCATTGCAAAAAGATGCATTACTAAATTCTTTAAGCGGCCTAAATATTAAATCTAATGAGGTTAAAACACAATTTAAAAACTATATCATTGGTATTCCAAAAGTTGATTTTGACATAAGAACAATCGGAAATCTAGATGGAATAGAAGATATTCATCGTGTTTCTGATGCTTATAAATTAGTATCTAAAAAATGGAAAATCAACAGAACAATAATTGATTTAGGAGATGATGTAACTATAGGAGGAAATGAGTTAGCAATAATGGCTGGTCCTTGCTCTATAGAAAATGAAGCTCAAATTGAAAATACTGTTCAACACCTATTAAAAAACAATATTAAAATAATGCGCGGTGGAGTTTATAAGCCTCGTAGTTCTCCTTATGCTTTTAGAGGCTTAGGAATGGATGGATTAAAATTATTTTATAAACATTGTAAAGAAAATGGTATTAAAGTAATTACTGAAGTAATGCAAGTCTCTCAAGTTGAAGAAATGTTAGATTATGTAGATGTCTTTCAAGTTGGAGCAAGAAACTCTCAAAATTTTAACTTATTAGATGTATTAGGCGAAGTAGACAAGCCCGTTTTAATAAAAAGAGGAATGTCAGGCACCATTGAAGAATTGTTAGCATCGGCTGAGTATGTTTTTTCAAATGGTAATGAAAAACTATTATTGTGCGAAAGAGGAATTCGAACTTATGAAAATGCCTACAGAAACACATTAGATTTAAATGCCATTCCTATTTTAAAAGAGAAAAGCCATTTACCTGTAATTGTTGATCCTTCTCATGGTATTGGATTAAGACAACATGTAGCAACTATGGCTTTGGCAGGAGTTGTTGCTGGTGCCGATGGAATTATTATAGAGGTTCATGAACAACCAGAAAATGCATTTAGCGATGGTCAACAAACCTTATATTATGAACAAGCAGAAGAATTATATAGAAAAGCTAAAGTTTTATTTCAAAATATTTAA
- a CDS encoding T9SS type A sorting domain-containing protein has product MKKLVYKLALGVFLIPSIAFSQTARLQIIHNSADAIADPVDIYVNGVLLHNDVPFRAATAFENVPAGVTLNVGIAPGASSSVLDTVANFPVVLTANETYVVVADGIVSSTGYSPAQPFGLAVYGMGRESATNPNNTDVLVHHGATDAPTVDVYETGVGAGIIVDDMSYGEFNSTGYLELPTADYTLEVRDETGAVTVATYSAPLSTLSLDGAALVVVASGFLNPANNSNGEAFGLYVALPTGGALIPLPAVASTTARLQIIHNSADAIADPVDIYVNGALLHNDVPFRAATAFEYVPAGVTLNVGIAPGSSSSVLDTVANFPVVLTTNETYVVVADGIVSSTGYSPAQPFGLAVYGMGRESATNPNNTDVLVHHGATDAPTVDVYETGVGAGIIVDDMSYGEFNSTGYLELPTADYTLEVRDETGAVTVATYSAPLSTLSLDGAALVVVASGFLNPANNSNGEAFGLYVALPTGGALIPLPPVFPTSINEIENVSIDYFPNPTNGLVNIKGINLNNYNISITDVSGRLIQSNNYSVNDNQLNIQNLSNGYYNVTFINNIEDIKTIQLIKQ; this is encoded by the coding sequence ATGAAAAAATTAGTTTACAAATTAGCACTAGGAGTCTTTTTAATACCTTCTATTGCATTTTCACAAACAGCGAGATTACAGATTATACATAATTCAGCAGATGCTATAGCAGACCCTGTTGATATATATGTAAATGGAGTTTTACTTCATAACGATGTTCCATTCAGAGCAGCTACTGCTTTTGAGAATGTTCCAGCTGGAGTAACATTAAATGTAGGAATTGCACCAGGAGCAAGTAGTTCTGTATTAGATACTGTTGCAAACTTTCCTGTAGTATTAACTGCAAACGAAACTTATGTAGTTGTAGCAGATGGAATTGTAAGTTCAACAGGCTATTCGCCAGCTCAGCCATTTGGTTTAGCAGTTTATGGAATGGGAAGAGAGTCAGCAACAAACCCAAATAATACAGATGTATTGGTTCACCACGGAGCTACAGACGCACCAACAGTAGATGTTTATGAAACAGGAGTAGGAGCTGGAATAATTGTAGATGATATGTCATACGGAGAATTTAATAGTACAGGTTACTTAGAGTTACCAACGGCAGATTATACATTAGAAGTAAGAGATGAAACAGGAGCAGTAACAGTTGCAACGTATTCAGCACCATTATCAACATTAAGTTTAGATGGAGCAGCATTAGTAGTTGTAGCATCAGGGTTTTTAAATCCGGCAAACAATAGTAATGGAGAAGCTTTTGGATTATATGTTGCATTACCAACAGGAGGTGCATTAATTCCATTGCCTGCCGTGGCTTCCACAACAGCGAGATTACAGATTATACATAATTCAGCAGATGCTATAGCAGACCCTGTTGATATATATGTAAATGGAGCTTTACTTCATAACGATGTTCCATTTAGAGCAGCTACTGCTTTTGAATATGTTCCAGCTGGAGTAACATTAAATGTAGGAATTGCACCAGGATCAAGTAGTTCTGTATTAGATACTGTTGCAAACTTTCCTGTAGTATTAACTACAAACGAAACTTATGTAGTGGTTGCAGATGGAATTGTAAGTTCAACAGGCTATTCGCCAGCTCAGCCATTTGGTTTAGCAGTTTATGGAATGGGAAGAGAGTCAGCAACAAACCCAAATAATACTGATGTATTGGTACACCACGGAGCTACAGACGCACCAACAGTAGATGTTTATGAAACAGGAGTAGGAGCTGGAATAATTGTAGATGATATGTCATACGGAGAATTTAATAGTACAGGTTACTTAGAGTTACCAACGGCAGATTATACATTAGAAGTAAGAGATGAAACAGGAGCAGTAACAGTTGCAACGTATTCAGCACCATTATCAACATTAAGTTTAGATGGAGCAGCATTAGTAGTTGTAGCATCAGGGTTTTTAAATCCGGCAAACAATAGTAATGGAGAAGCATTTGGATTATATGTTGCATTACCAACAGGAGGTGCATTAATCCCTTTACCTCCAGTATTCCCAACTTCAATTAATGAAATTGAAAATGTAAGTATTGATTATTTCCCAAACCCAACAAATGGATTAGTTAATATTAAAGGAATTAATTTAAATAATTACAATATTTCTATAACAGATGTTTCAGGTAGATTGATTCAATCTAATAATTATAGTGTTAATGATAACCAATTAAATATTCAAAATTTATCTAACGGTTATTATAATGTAACTTTCATTAATAACATTGAAGATATAAAAACAATACAGTTAATTAAACAGTAA
- a CDS encoding cyclic nucleotide-binding domain-containing protein has translation MLFQEMQENISNSKLPLDLIEKIKSISSGFFNLNKNELLFKEGDITKYIYFIEKGDVALKKIKNKSEIDFLHLSNNELIGIDSVYIEGYCNYSAFTSTSTRGLKILITDFIELITEHKVASLELMKYLSSILNRIENNI, from the coding sequence ATGTTATTCCAAGAAATGCAAGAAAATATTTCAAATAGTAAGTTACCTCTAGATTTAATTGAAAAAATAAAATCAATTTCTTCTGGTTTTTTTAACTTAAATAAAAATGAACTTTTATTTAAAGAAGGTGATATTACAAAGTATATTTATTTTATTGAAAAAGGAGATGTTGCTCTAAAAAAAATAAAAAATAAAAGTGAAATTGATTTCTTGCACCTTTCTAACAACGAACTAATTGGGATTGATAGTGTTTATATTGAAGGGTACTGTAATTATTCTGCATTTACATCAACATCCACAAGAGGACTTAAAATATTAATCACCGATTTTATAGAACTTATAACCGAACACAAAGTTGCTTCTTTAGAGCTTATGAAATATCTTTCTTCTATTTTAAACAGAATAGAGAACAACATTTAA
- a CDS encoding YgiQ family radical SAM protein gives MQNEYSLTDWLPTTKKEVELRGWDNLDIILFSGDAYVDHPAFGSAVIGRIIESMGLKIAIVPQPNWKDDLRDFKKLGTPNLFFGITAGCMDPMINHYTANKRLRSDDAYTPGGKAGFRPDYATVVYSNILKDLFPETPIVIGGIEASLRRVTHYDYWSDELRPSVLHQAKADLLIYGMGEQPIREVITLLQKGVPFSSLTTIKQTAFLIDKNDELPKNKQWEDKELASHEACLKDKKTFASNFKHIEQESNKLYANRLTQTIGNKKLVINPPFSTMTEKEIDASFDLPYTRLPHPKYNKRGPIPAFEMIKFSINIHRGCFGGCSFCTISAHQGKFIASRSKESILKEVEKVTTMPDFKGYLSDLGGPSANMYKMKGKVQEICDKCVSPSCISPSICHNLDTSHKPLTDIYKSVTDNPKIKKAFIGSGIRYDMLVPEFNKNADPEDIEHYTEQVVKYHVSGRLKVAPEHTSDDVLKIMRKPSFKNFHLFKKTFDRINKKLDLNQKLIPYFISSHPACELKDMANLAAETKDMGFQLEQVNDFTPTPMTVATVIYYSGYHPYTLKPVKTPKTEQDKKDQNRFFFWYKKENQGWIRNVLSGRGENELLSKLTLNNKKTTNSPSNKKFVPHHAKRKK, from the coding sequence ATGCAAAATGAGTATTCACTTACAGATTGGCTTCCTACAACTAAAAAAGAAGTTGAATTAAGGGGCTGGGACAACTTAGACATTATATTATTTAGTGGTGATGCTTATGTTGATCATCCTGCCTTTGGTAGTGCTGTAATTGGAAGAATAATTGAAAGCATGGGGCTCAAAATAGCCATTGTTCCTCAGCCAAACTGGAAAGATGATTTACGTGATTTTAAAAAATTAGGAACTCCTAATTTATTTTTTGGTATTACCGCAGGTTGTATGGATCCAATGATTAATCACTACACTGCTAATAAAAGATTACGTTCAGATGATGCTTATACTCCTGGAGGGAAAGCTGGTTTTAGACCTGATTACGCCACAGTAGTTTATTCCAATATTTTAAAAGATTTATTTCCAGAAACACCTATAGTTATTGGTGGAATTGAAGCTTCCCTAAGAAGGGTTACCCATTATGATTATTGGAGTGATGAATTAAGGCCTTCTGTTTTACATCAAGCAAAAGCTGACTTATTGATTTATGGAATGGGCGAACAACCAATTCGTGAGGTAATAACATTACTTCAAAAAGGCGTACCATTTTCGTCGTTAACTACAATAAAGCAAACCGCTTTTTTAATTGACAAAAATGATGAATTACCTAAAAACAAACAGTGGGAAGATAAAGAACTAGCTTCACATGAAGCTTGTCTAAAAGATAAAAAAACTTTTGCCTCTAATTTTAAACACATTGAGCAAGAATCAAACAAGCTATACGCTAACAGACTAACTCAAACCATAGGGAATAAAAAATTAGTGATCAATCCTCCTTTTTCTACAATGACCGAGAAGGAAATTGATGCTTCTTTTGATTTACCTTACACACGTCTTCCACACCCAAAATACAATAAAAGAGGACCAATTCCTGCTTTTGAAATGATTAAATTTTCCATTAACATTCATAGAGGATGCTTTGGAGGTTGTAGCTTTTGTACGATATCTGCTCACCAAGGAAAATTTATTGCAAGCCGATCAAAAGAATCGATTTTAAAAGAAGTTGAAAAAGTTACTACAATGCCTGATTTTAAAGGTTATTTAAGCGACTTAGGAGGCCCTTCAGCTAACATGTACAAAATGAAGGGCAAGGTTCAAGAAATCTGTGATAAATGTGTAAGCCCATCTTGTATTTCGCCTAGTATTTGCCATAATTTAGATACTTCTCACAAGCCTCTAACCGATATTTATAAATCTGTAACAGACAACCCTAAAATAAAAAAAGCATTTATTGGAAGTGGAATCCGTTACGATATGTTGGTGCCTGAGTTTAATAAAAATGCTGACCCAGAAGATATAGAACATTATACCGAACAAGTTGTTAAGTATCATGTTTCTGGAAGATTAAAAGTTGCTCCAGAGCACACTTCTGATGATGTTTTAAAAATAATGAGGAAGCCCTCTTTTAAGAACTTTCATTTATTTAAAAAGACTTTTGATCGAATAAATAAAAAACTTGATTTAAATCAAAAATTAATACCCTATTTTATTTCGAGTCATCCAGCTTGTGAATTAAAAGATATGGCAAATTTGGCTGCCGAAACTAAAGATATGGGGTTTCAGTTAGAACAGGTAAATGATTTTACCCCAACCCCAATGACTGTAGCTACTGTTATTTATTATTCAGGCTATCACCCATACACACTAAAACCAGTTAAAACACCTAAAACGGAACAAGATAAAAAAGATCAAAACAGGTTTTTCTTTTGGTATAAAAAAGAAAATCAAGGTTGGATTAGAAATGTTCTTAGCGGAAGAGGAGAAAATGAATTGTTAAGCAAGCTTACACTAAACAATAAAAAAACTACGAATAGCCCTTCAAATAAAAAATTTGTACCACATCATGCTAAAAGAAAAAAATAA
- a CDS encoding PorP/SprF family type IX secretion system membrane protein, with protein MKKGLFIIFIVLGCFAQAQQNVQYTQYSFNNMSYNPAFIGTTKCLSFKAGTRMQWVGFEGAPRTSFASIQKTFGSKNFQNKGKHGLGLYIEQDELHITTRTYVKLGYAYHKKLSSKFTAGLGVYAGIQQYALNTAIGPNNPDPVLANSDGSELKYPDIMPGLLLYSNKVYYSFSINQLYFKNMGLGGDENKQVNQYMFGWGHKSPAGKWTLFKSVLLKTNMTAPPVLDMNLNWDYRGDFGIGLGYRTGEAVSAQLKLKLLASVSLGYAFDYPLNKIMGNYTHEIMISFSRCPENGVGSGSGKDSHYCPAYN; from the coding sequence ATGAAAAAAGGGTTATTTATAATATTTATTGTTTTAGGATGTTTTGCTCAGGCTCAACAAAATGTTCAATATACCCAGTATTCATTTAATAATATGAGTTATAACCCTGCATTTATAGGAACAACTAAGTGTTTGTCATTTAAAGCTGGAACAAGAATGCAATGGGTAGGTTTTGAAGGAGCTCCTCGTACATCTTTTGCAAGTATTCAAAAAACATTTGGGTCTAAAAATTTTCAAAATAAAGGTAAACACGGTCTAGGATTGTACATTGAACAAGATGAATTACATATTACTACGAGGACCTATGTGAAATTAGGATACGCTTACCATAAAAAATTGTCAAGTAAATTTACTGCCGGCTTAGGAGTATATGCTGGGATTCAACAATATGCTTTAAATACTGCAATTGGACCAAATAATCCAGATCCAGTTTTAGCAAATTCAGATGGCTCAGAATTGAAATATCCAGATATTATGCCTGGATTACTTCTATATAGCAATAAAGTCTATTATAGTTTTTCTATTAATCAATTGTATTTTAAAAATATGGGACTTGGAGGGGATGAAAATAAACAAGTAAATCAGTACATGTTTGGCTGGGGGCATAAATCACCTGCAGGGAAGTGGACTTTATTTAAATCAGTATTATTAAAAACAAATATGACTGCTCCTCCAGTTTTAGATATGAATTTAAATTGGGATTATAGAGGTGATTTTGGAATTGGCTTAGGTTACCGAACAGGTGAAGCTGTAAGTGCTCAGTTAAAGCTTAAATTACTTGCTTCTGTTTCATTAGGATATGCTTTCGATTATCCTTTAAACAAAATAATGGGTAATTATACTCACGAAATAATGATAAGTTTTAGTAGATGTCCAGAAAATGGTGTAGGTAGTGGTAGTGGAAAAGATTCCCACTATTGTCCGGCATACAATTAA